The genomic DNA AAGGGCGCCGATCTCCTGCCGGAGTCGCCCGTCGCGCTCACCGAGACCCGCGCAGGCGAAGCAGGCGGCGACGCGAACGCGAACGGACCGCGGCGACGCGAACGCGAACGGACCGCGGCGACGCGAACGCGAACGGACCACGACGGCGCGAACGCGAACGGACCACGACGGCGCGAACGCGAACGGACCGCGGCGACGCGGACCCGAGCGGGCCGCGACGACCCGAGCGGGCCGCGACGACCCGAGCGGGCCACGACGGCGCGAACGCGAACGGACCGCGGAGCCCGAAGGACTCCGCGGCCCGTCGAAGCACGGCCGGCTCAGGAGCTCAGGCTCGCCGTGGGCAGCCCGCTCGGCAGGGCCCCGCCCTTGGACTTCATGTACGTCTCCGCGCCGAGCTTGCCCGTCCACGTCACCTTCATGGACTTGGCGTCGACGGAGTCGACCATGCCGGTCTTGCGGTCCGTGTTCCCGTCGCTGCACTTCAGGTGGATCATCTGCATGCCCGCCTCCTCGCCGGCGGTCCCGCTGCACACCGTGCCGCCGGTCGAGAAGAGCCCGGCCTGCTTGCCGGTGATCACCAACGCCACGGCCTTGCCGTCGGAGGTGGCCAGCCAGCTGCCCTCGAGCTTCCCGGCCGCGGCGCTCGGTGAGGCTTTGCCGGAGCCGCCGCTGTCCGTAGCGGACGAGGACGCGGACGCGCTCGGGGTCGAGGAGTCGCTGTCGCCGGATCCGCTGCTGCACCCGGTCAGCGCGAGCGCGGCCGCCAGACCCGCGGACGCGACCGCGATACGCGCCGGACGGTGCGGGACGTAGGACGCCGAAGTCACTGAAGTCTCCCAACGATGTGCCGGTGATGTCGCCCGAACGGCAGCGGCGAACGACAGCGGCAAGCTACCAGGAGGACTTACGAACGCCCGGGAGAAATCCCGCGTGCGCTTGCTCACGCAGGTTCACCCGGGACAGGCCGAAGGCCCGGTGATAGCCGCGTGGCCGGCCGTCCACGCTGTCCCGGTTGCGTACGCGCGTGGCGCTGGCGTCGCGCGGCTGCCTGCGCAACTCCTGCTGGGCGGCGCGCCGCTCGG from Streptomyces avermitilis MA-4680 = NBRC 14893 includes the following:
- the rpsN gene encoding 30S ribosomal protein S14, translated to MAKKSKIAKNDRRQETVARYATRRAELTEIIRRPSTPEAERRAAQQELRRQPRDASATRVRNRDSVDGRPRGYHRAFGLSRVNLREQAHAGFLPGVRKSSW